The Candidatus Celerinatantimonas neptuna DNA segment AGCCGAACCCTTATTTCAATCGTCGATGGTGGCGATCCTGCCCAAAGAGATGGCTTCTCCTGAAAAGGTTAGCTTGTCATGGCTGTGTGAACATGACCTGGTCATGATGCAACGTGATGATCCATTAGGTCATGTGCTACATCGTGCGATTGATCAGCAGCATCTGAAACCGCGATCCTCTTTGCATGTAAAAACCTATTCGGTGATTGCCGATATGGTGGTCTCTGGTGGTGGTGTTGGCGTGGTGGATGTTTTTACCGCCCGAAATTATGAACACCGGCTTAATATTGTAGCGATTCAAGAGCCTTTGCCCTTTGAGGTGATGTTCTTAAGTCAGCGGGGATTACCTCAGTCCCGGGCGACACTCGCTTTGAAAAAACGCCTGAAAGAGCAATGCTGGAATATTGCTCTTGCACGGGGCTGTTAAATGTTAATGAAATTGCGTGGATGCAAAACTGTCTCTTAGACTGATCGGCTCCAGCCAGCCGGCAATGGATGGATGTGTCGAGCGCCATTTGATATCTTTTAGACGAAAATCGATGTATTTTTAGAATCACAGGGAATTAAGTCGGTCAGAATATTTGATTTTGGTTCTTTAGATGCCATTTTGGGCTGTGTAGCTGCAGGCATGGGATTTGCCTTATTGCCTGAGTCGACTGTCAGATTATATCAGCAGCGTTATCCTATTTATTCCTATCCACTTGCGGGCTCTGTCGGGAGGCTTGATACGTACCTTTTAGCGCCTGAACCTGAAAGTTGGAGTCCGACGCTGTCTTCATTTTTACAGATTGTAACGGATGTGCTTGCTTCTTGTGATTATGAGTCACGACCTGTTGGTCCATATAATGGTTGTTCAGAGTGAATAGACTGCCCCTTCATGAAATATCTTATATGATAAGCGCATTGTGATTTTTATGTTTTTAAGATGAGTGAAGCTGCCATGAATGTTGATTTGAGTCATATGGTGACCGAAAGCCGGAACAGCGCAAGTGCCAATATCGATACCCTATCTACATTAGAGATGCTGAAAGTGATTAACCGTGAAGATCAGAACGTGGCGATTGCCGTGCAGCAAGTTCTTCCTCAGATTGCATTGGCTGTTGATGCGATTAAAACAGCATTTGCATCAGGCGGGCGGTTAATCTATATGGGAGCGGGAACTTCCGGTCGATTAGGGATTTTAGATGCCAGTGAATGTCCGCCGACATTTGGGAGCGATCCGCAGCAGGTGATTGGACTGATTGCCGGAGGGTCGGCTGCAATTTTAAAAGCCGTTGAAAATGCTGAAGATAACCGGCAACTGGGACAATATGACTTAAAACAAATTGAGATCACCGGGAAAGATGTTTTGGTGGGCATTGCTGCAAGTGGCCGCACACCTTATGTTTTAGGGGGAATGAACTATGCCCGCTCCATCGCAGCGACGGTTATCTGCGTAAGCTGCAATCCACAAAGCGACATGGCTAAGCAGGCTGATATTGCTATCACGCCGGTTGTCGGCGCAGAGGTGATTACAGGGTCATCACGCATGAAAGCCGGAACTGCGCAGAAACTCGTGCTAAATATGCTCACCACGGGCGCCATGATCCAAAGTGGTAAGGTTTTTGGAAATTTAATGGTCGACGTTGAGGCAACCAACGCCAAATTACGCCAGCGACAGATCAATATTGTCCTTGAAGCCACCGGTGTGTCATCTGGTGAAGCCGAAAAGGCTTTGATGGCCTGTGACAGACACTGTAAAGCGGCTATTTTTATGCTGTTAAGTGGTCTTGATGCAAAAGCAGCCCAACAACAACTGGCAAAACACAATGGCTATATCCGGGCCGCGCTAGCCGAATCTTCCCTGGGCAAGTGAGTGTAAGCTCACTTTTTTATCCGTTTAAATAACTTTTCTCAGTTTTCATCCACAGTTCGATGGAATCCCGATATTGGGAGATGTAGTTGTAATAGATAAAATCAATGGCCATTAATAACGGCATTTGAGCGGAGATCATGCCGGTCGATTCTTCGCCATTGAGCGAAGCAGTCAGTAAGACATGATCGGCATGGTGGACCAGCCGTGATTTTTTATTTGAAGTAATGCAACCAATCGTGACCCCTTGTTCTTTTAAGGTTGCAAGATATTTAGCCAATCGTTCATTACGGCCATTGAGCGATAGAACAATCAACAGATCATCTGGCTTGAGTAACGGACCATACATATCCAGAGAATCGACATCACGGATGATCTCAACAAATTTACCTAAACGGCGAAACCTTAGTTTAAGATCTTCGGCTGCCAGAGTACTAAAACCGGCCCCATAAACATGAAATCCGGTACGTTGCTTGATCGCGTGACATAAGGCTTGTGTGGTTTCGCTATCAAGCAGTTCATGAATGCGCTGCAATATATCGACATATTCGTAGTGCAACGCATCATGTTGATTTTCGACCGGTATCCGGTTGCTCTCATGGAGCTGTTGCTGGTAGCGATAATAGAACTCTTTAAAGGAAGAGAACCCTAATTTTTTAATAAACCGTGTCAGCGACGATGCGGATACACCGATAAGCTCGGCCAGCCTTTCGATTTTCTCCGGAGCCGGATGGGCTAACAGATAGTCGGCAATCAGATGATCTTTACGGGTGAACTTGACCCTGGCATAGGCAATCATGACTTGTAAATCATTGTTCATTCGCAAGACCTTTTGCTGATAGGTGGCCATCTATGTTAACCCCCCGCGGATGAATCGCAAGATTTGCTCAGAGTGAATTTAAATGTCTTAATCTGCTTCGGTGCAAAATCGCCTAATTTCAATTGATTTCCCTGTTCAGGCATATGCTGAAGTGTTTGTTCGTCCAGTGAGACTTGTGAAACCTGCTTCACCAGTCTGGATATGGCAATCGTTCCTGCATTTTCAACGGGTGCAGATGATGGATTGTACAGTCTGACAATGACGCCATTTTGCGCTTCAGAACATTTGACGGCACTGCAAACCAGCTTGGGTGCTTGAAGATTGAAAAACGAATCAGCCAGAGGCAGAGTATGATCTAGCGGATTGATATTAAAGTACCTCATGCTGTTGGTGAAACGATTAAGCTGCTGGCATTGATAAGTTAGTGGTTTGACTGCAAAACGTTGCCAGCTTTGCATCAACTGAGCCGGGTCAAATGTTGGACTAAGGTCGAGCCCGATTTTGAAACTCAACGGTTGTAACAGCTGGCTGTCGGGGGTTGGAATGTATTTGAATTGTTGTCCTGAAGCGATGCCGGGGCGGCGCTGTAAGTCAGGTTTCCCTAGCCAGCCAACTGAGCGAAACAGCGTCAAAGCAATTGAGCCGCTGTGTGTGTCAGATGGCGGGGATGCTGGCGAAAGAACTTCATACTCTTTGATGCCACAGCTAAAGAGCGTTAGTGTTTTTTGTGATTGACTCAATGACACATGGTGAAGCAGTGGATAAATGCAGGAGGGTTCTTCTTTCCAGCGCAGCTCGCGCCAGTCGTTAATACGCTCATGTTGATGTGGCCTTGAAACCGTGCCAAAAGGGGTATCGGCAATGCTGCAATCGGCCATGATATCACTATCGATCACCAGCTGCATCCTATGGTCACAGGCCTGATTATCGATAGTCAGACGGATATCAAGAGGGGCATTATCGCTTAACGTCAGTTCCAGATGATAGGTTTGTTCGGTGCTGGTTTGTTGATGCTGACGTTCATTCAGATCGGAGGACAGAGACCAAGAACCATCAAGACAGAGCGTCTGGCTGAATGCGCTGGTCCGTATGGTGGCGGTTGCATCACTAAAGTCCAGCCGGCGGATCCAGTCATGTTGTGGTGGTGAATAGTCATAGTTATCCCCGTCATCGCCCATATCCCGGATGGACAGAAAATCTTGCCAGCAGCTTTGTGTCAGGGTGTCGCCAAGGTGCAGCTGACCATCCTGTAAGGTGAGCCGGAAGCGGCGGCTGGCAATACTGGCATGCGATGAAGAGGACGTTGGCAGCGCCTTTTGCGCATTGGCGCATTCTTCAACCTGATAACAACGCCATCCCAGAGCCGGTAGATCGGTTATCAGTTCAATCGTATGGTGAAAGTAATACAGTTCAGGATCATTTTCGCTGTCATCGCGTTTAATTGACCCCCGATAGCGGCGCTCATAATCAATGAGCGAAAATGGGATCATGTGTCCCTGTTCATCGCGGATCACAATCCCCGGTTGCCTGGTGTCGAGTTCAAGGACTGTTCGCTCAGTGCGTGGTTGCGTTAAAGTATTGAACAAAAAGACCGGTGAGGTCTGGCCGGTTTGAGTGGCAGAGCATGCTAATTTCTGTGTTAGAAAATCAACGGCAGCTTCTGACATCTGATCCGCATTTTGCAGCCGGTTTAAGATCTGTCGGTTGGTCCGGTCACTATTACAACCTCCGGCACTATCGTGGGCATGATTGCGTAGTAATTCTTTCCAGATGTGATTGACCATCGTCTGCTTATAAGGGATGCCCCACTGAGCCGCCATGGTCATTAATGGTTCTAAAATCAGCGTCATCCGGGTTTCGATGCGATCATTGAGTTGTTTATGATCATATCGGGTTGAATAGATTGACCGGTGGATCTTAGAGAACTGTGCATCGATCATCTCCCCCTGAATAGTTTCAAGTTCAATGGATTGCTGATCAATGCCCTCAAACAGTGCCTCATAACTACTTTCGATAAAGTGGTGGTGTTGCTCGCTGCGGCGATTGTAATCGGCAATTCGCTCACTCAGTGACGGATCGACTTTGATTTGATCGGCTCCGTAGGGCATTGGAACATGATCACTACGGGTGTGGGTCTGAATCATTTCAACAAGTTGATCCGGTGGCTGATTGCGGATCGGATCTTCTGCCAGATAGTAGCCATTTCGAAGTTGATAGCATTGCACGATCGAACCGTCTTCACTGCCCCAGTTAAATTCCCGCCACGGATATTTGTCGCAGGAAAGCCCTCGCCAGAATACACTGTGTTTGATTCCGAATCCGGCATAAATCTTGGGCATATCAATGCTCTGACCAAATGCATCAGGAACATACCCCATCTTCCAGCTGCCCCCGAATTGCTCAGCGCTTTGAATACCGAGCTGGAGATTTCTGATGATCGATTCACCACTGATAATGAGTTGATCACACTGAGTGTACCAGGGGCCGATTTTTAGCTGACCGGTTTTAACGTAATGCTGGAGCTTCTGGCGATTGTCCGGTGCCAGAGCGATGTAATCTTCAACAATACTGAGTTGACCATCGAGAATGTATTGGTGAATCTGCTTTGATTCAAGCGCACAGAACAGGTCATCCATATGATAAACCAGCTGAACGGATGATTCTGGCTGTGTGAAATACCATTCGAAGTCCCAGTGGGTGTGTGCAATAACGTGAACCGTTTTACTCATAGGTCAACTCCGATGGCCTGTCGGATGGCTTTATCGATGGATTCATGGTGCCCTTCGATGAGTACCTTGCGAAAATCCGGGTCCATATTGGCTTTTGAAATGGCAATCAATGGCAGCATGTCATCGTTGTGGCCTTTATCTGGGATCATTAATGCTACGGCGGTTTTCACGGGCCGGTTGTCCATGGTGTCCCAATCGATCGGATTGTTAAAACGAAACACCCAAATCCCGGCGGTTGCAACCTGTGGGCTTTTTGCATGCGGTGTGGCTATCCCATCTTTAAATCCTGTTGATGACATGGCTTCACGGGCTAATAAATCCTGACAGAACCGCTCATCAGATCGGACATAACCTGCCTGCTTAACCAGCTGGGCAATGTTTTTAAGTGCCTGATCTCGGGTTTGAGATAGACTGTCGTCAACAATATGGCTGATACTGAACAGGGGTAACTGTCCGGCTGAGCGTTTTTTAAATAAATTTTTAAACATGCGCGTCTCCTGTTTCAGTTGTAATCTCTTTGCGCCAGAAACCGATGATCAATGCTGTGACTAGAATTCCGGCTCCGGTGCACAGTAGCCAGGAAACAATTGGCCAGGGTTGTTGGATATAACCGATGATGGTGCCAAGTGGTGAGCCCAGCCCGCCAAAGTTCTTGATGCCCCATAATCCGACTAATCCACCGGCTAATGCCGAGCCGCAGACACTGGCGACAATCACTTGCAAAGGATTGGCTGCGGCAAACGGAATCGCCCCTTCCGATACCCCGACCAGACCCATCGCGCAGGCCGCATTGGCTGCATTTCGCTCGTCGGCAGCAAATTTGCGTTTAAATAATCGTGATGCGACAAACACGCCTAAAGGTGCGATGGAAATCGCGGCCTGTACCGCAGTAAATGGCAACAAGTTCGCACCATGAATGCCATATTGACCCAATGTATCGATATAAACTGCGGTACTGAAAACATACGCGGTTTTGTTAATCGGTCCACCGAAGTCAAACCCAATCATGCCGCCGATGACCGCACCGATAAGGAATGTAGAGCTCTGATGTTGGGTGACTAACACATTCAGCCAGTGATACATCGCATCCATGGATAACGAGATAGGCTTACCGATGCCATATAACACAAAGATGAAGATAAAGAAGGTTGAAATCACCGGAATGATCAAAATGGGGACTGAAGGCTGAATAAATTTGGGCCAGGGGATACGTTTGAGTAACAGAACGAAGTATCCGACGATAAAAGCAATTAAAAGTGCCGCCAGAAAACTGCCGCCGGTTTTGGTCTCAAGAAAGGTTGGGTCGTTGGCAATGTAGGCGCCGATCATCGCCGGGGCAATCGCGGGGCGATCAGCAATGGAATTTGCTACAAACCCTGCAAACAAAGGGATCATTAAGGTAAAACCGACTTTCCCAACCTGAAACAGATGAGACATGAAATAGCCCAGATTCGTGGAATTATCGAACCCCCATTTCACCATATGGCCCTGTGCATCTGTGTGAAAGGCAAAGATATTGGCCAGTGCCAGCAGCAGACCACAGGTCGCCATTGGGATCATATACCCGACACCACTCATCGTATGACGGAAAAAAGCATTGTGTCTGGCTGTGCCTAAAGTGACGCCGCCAACCGATGTGCCTTTGCCATTATTTTCCAAGAGCTGTTCGACACCGCTGAATACGGTAGCTTTATCCTGAGCGGTTTCAATTATCGATAAAGCATTGCCTATCACTTCATTCGTGGAGGTTTGATAGACCCGTTTTTGCTTAAAACGGCTTAAATCAATGGTGACATCACTGGCAATAATCACCAGATCGGCTTCTTGAATTTCGCCTGCTGTTAGAGGGGTTTGAGTTCCGATATTGCCTTGGGTTTCGACACGTATGGTATATCCGGCTTTTTCCCCGGCATCTAACAGGGCTTTTTCAGCCATAAACGTATGCGAAATTCCCGCAGCACAAGAGGTAATAGCGACTATTTTCATCATTGTGTTTCGCTCGATTGGAGGGCGTGGTTAACACGATATGCATTTAATTTTTTTTGGCAAAAAAATTCATTTTGAAGTGATATATTGGTCACAATAAAATCAATTTTGAATTTTATTTTCATAACAAGTGCTGGGGAATGTCGTTTTTTTCAGCTTTTTTGTTTGCATAATGTGTTTGTTAAGACGGCATTTCTTCATGAACCCTTCGGTGAATTCTTATTAAAAATGAGTTGTAATTGTTCGTCTGACTGGCGAATCTATTATCGTTAATGGAATCAAAAAGCGAGGAAGAGCGATATGGCAGCTGTTGGATAACGGTCTGTTAATCAAGCATAGTTGAGCAAAATGTTGCGGCTGTGGATATTTAACTTTCTGATCATGATTTTAAACTGTTTGATCAGCCGGGCTGTCATATCTACGAGCATTAAAATAGCATCATTTTATTTGTAAAGGGGCGCTATCCTCTTTTTTTGGTTTATTTTCTTCAGTTTAAGCGAATGAAACGATTTTACTGAACTATTCAATGTAACGATAAATTTATTAAATAGAAACGTGTCTTTTAGTTTAATTGATTAAATAAATAATTATAAATTATACTTTAATTTTTAATGTCAACAGGTAGCTTTTATCAAATATTTATCTGGATCACAAAATTTAAATCAATAAAAACCCGGGTAGATGTATATTGAAAATAGATATGATATCCATCACGTTATTTTATGTTTATATATAAAATCAAATAGTTAATTACTAATGGAATTGTTATCTACTCTGATTTTTTGTGATTAAACTCACTAAATTTATAGTTTTGTGATTGTTCAATCTAATTTGGTTATTCATTTTTTCTAATTAAATGTGACCGGGTTCTAAAATAAGATATTCCCCAATATTGCATGATGTGTTCAGTCAATTGGGAGATTTAATTATGAGAATTGGCATTGTAATTAGTGGTGGAGATGGAGCTGGAATTAATAACTTTATATTTCAGATAGCCAAGCTTATTCATGCAAAAATAACATTATTTGATGGGGGAATTATTGGCCTGTTGGAACATCGGTTTCGTGATGTTTCATATCGGGATCTCCTCGATTTTTCTGTGTCTCCAATGCCAATACTTTCATCAGGTAGAACATCGAGACTTTTGAATAAAGAAGAATATCAGCAGATATACAATGTTCTTAAGAAGAAAAAAATAGATATTTTGATATTAGCTGGAGGTGATGGTTCATTAAAGTTTTTAAGTGAATTAAGCCGCTTTGATATCAATTGTTTCGGAATTGGAATGACCATTGATAATAATGTTATGGGGAGTGAATACACCATTGGTTTCTCGACTGCCTGTGAGCAGGTCCTTAAAGAAGTAGCAAAAATAAGAAATACAGGAAGAGCTCTGCCTCACCGGGTTTTTATGATTGAAGTTTTGGGGGCAAACTGTGGTGAATTAACCTTGCATTCAGCAATAAAATCGAGTGCCGATTTTGCACTGATTCCAGAATTCCAAATCCCGATAGACGTTTTAGCTAAACGAGTTCGTCAAAAATCGGCGATACAAAATAGTGTTGTTATTTTGTGTTCTGAGGCGTATTCCCAGGAATATACATCGGGTTTTCAGGGTGCGATTCATACTGTTTCAGAACAGTTAGAACCATTAATAAATAACCGGATTAGAAAATCAATTATTGGTTTTAGTCTGAGAAATGGAGAGCCAACAACGGAGGAAATATATCAGGGTACAGTCATGGCTGCAGAGGTTGTTCGCTGCATTAATAGTGGAATGAAAAATAAAATAATAATTATTAATTCGAGTAATAAACCAATCCCGATCGATTTGAATGGAATAATGGAACGGACAGTAGATACTGACGGTCATTATTTTAAGTTGGCAAAACGGTTGGCAATAATCTAATTAGAGGTGAGTCATGTCAATTAAAGTTCTATGCGTTTGTGGTTGTGGTTTAGGTTCAAGTTACGCGATTGAAATGACAGCTAAAGCTGTTTTAAACAAAATGGAGGTTGATGCAGATATTGATCACACGACCGTATCTGAAGCAAATGCATTCAAGTCAGATCTTATTTTAACACAAAAAACATTTGCCGATGTTTTAACAGCCGATGCGTCAGAAGAAGAATCTAAAAAAGTTATTGTACTGAATAAACTGACGGATAAAAACGAAATGGAAGAAAAACTCACAAATTATTTGTCTGAGTGTGGGTTAATGTGAGCAGGTGAATACGATGAACGCAATTATAGAATTTATCGTCAAGGATTTATTAGGTCAGGCTGCCATATTAGTTGGTATTATTGCCATGTTGGGGTTGATCTTACAAAAGAAATCAGTGGGTAAGGTTTTTGAAGGGAGTTTTAAAACGCTTCTGGGTTTTTTAGTGATGATGGCAGGTATTAATATCATTGTCGAAACCCTGACTTATCTTAATGAGATTTTCACCCATGGCTTTGGTATGCAAGGCTATATTACCGATGTTGCGGCGATTGCCGGGTTAGCAAACCGGCAGTTGGGAACGGAAGTTGCGATGACATTGCTGGTCATTTTTGCGACCAATATTATTATTGCCCGATTGTCACCGTTTAAATACATCTTTCTGACCGGGCAGGCATTGCTGTGGATGAGCACGATTGGTGCGGTGATTTGCTATAAAGCCGGGTTATCGGGTGTATCTTTGGTGCTGACTGGCGGTATATTCGGCGGCATTATGGCGGTGGTGATGCCGGCGCTGGCTCAGCCTGTCGTGCGAAAAATCACCGGTAGCGATGATGTGGCTCTGGGGCATTTTTGTACGATTGGATACCTGGTCCAGGCCGCAGTGGCTAAAGTTGTCGGAAAAGGCTCTCGTTCGACAGAAGATATCCATCTCCCTGAATCCTTTAAATTTTTACAGGATACCTACCTTTCAATGGCTGTTGTGATGGTGCCGATGTATCTGATTCCGGCAATTGCCGCAGGGCCTGTTTATATCACCAGGTTTGCCGGTGGCATGAATTATCTGATGTATTCGTTTATGCAATCGATGACCTTCGTGGCCGGTGTCTTTGTGCTCTATTCCGGTGTGCGGTTGTTACTGAATGAACTGGTTCCAGCATTTCGTGGCATTGCCATGCGATTGGTTCCTGATGCTAAACCGGCACTGGATTGTCCTGTGCTATTTCCTTATGCACCCAATGCCGTCATTGTCGGATTTTTAGCAACCACATTAGGGTCTGTGATCGGGATGTTGGTGTTCCCTATGTTTGGAATGGCCATGATTTTACCCGGGCTTTTGACCAACTTTTTTGCTGGCGGAACTGCCGGAATTTTTGGAAATGCGATAGGTGGCCGGCGCGGAGCGCTCATCGGTGGTGTCGTCCATGGACTATTTATCACATTTTTACCGGCTATTCTCATCCCTATGCTGGAGGTCTATGGATTTAAAGGGGTGACCTTTAGTGATTCTGATGTGATATCTACCGGACTGGTTTTAGGTCATGCACTGAACGGTCACTGGTGGTTCGTTTCACTGTTTATCATTTTTGTCGTGGCAATTGCTGTCTTTGTAAATGGTTCTTTAAAAAGGGAAAAAGTAGATGAAACTGCACAACTTCAATGAGTTAAATGCCATAGCGAAACAGCGGGGATTTCATGCGCTGGGTTCATTTAATGTCCATTGTCTTGAAATGCTTCCCGCATATTTTAAGGCTGCCAGAGTGACGAACAGCCCGATTATGTTGCAGATTTCAACCGGAACAGCCCGATATGTCGGTTACGAGCTGTTGGTCGATTCGGTGAAATGTTTATCGGAAACGATGGATATTCCGGCTTGTTTACACCTGGATCATTGCGCTGATATCGATGCGATTCGACAGGCTATCATCAAAGGATTCAGCAGTGTTATGTATGACGGTTCGGATCTGTCTTTAGAAGAGAATATAGCGAATACCAATCAGGTGATTGAATTTGCCCGCTTATTCAACGTATCGGTCGAGGCGGAATTAGGGGCGATTGGTGGCTCTGAAGATGGCAAAGCGATCGCCGACGAAGACATTGCGTTTACCCGGGTAGAGGATGCCAAATATTTTATCGAAAGGGCCCCTGTTGACATGTTAGCGGTCAGTATTGGAACGGTACATGGCTCTTATACGGCTAAAGTGAATATTCAGCATCAGCGTCTATCTGCCATTCGTGAGGTGACCCATATTCCACTGGTATTGCATGGTGGTACTGGGGTGAGTGATGCGGATATTCGAAAGGTTATTACCAACGGGATTGACAAAGTGAATGTCGGAACGCAGATGAATGTACAGTTTGTCGACCAGTGTAAAACCACCTTCAGTCAGGGGAAGGTCAATGATTCCGTTCGCAAGTTCTTTATTCCGGCCAATGATGCTGTTGAACAAGTGATCGTTGAAAAAATTAATCTGTTTAGATAAGTGCTATGCGGGGTTTTATGTGACCCCGCGATGAGCCGAAGCCCTGGTTTTGCCGGGGCGAGGAGGAGATATGGGATTTTTATCGCAGTTTCGGGCCCGGAAAAGCACCACCCCCGTTGATGATAATCTGGCCGCAGAACTCAGCGATCAGATTATCGCTCTGGAAAAGAACCTGAGCGATCACCCCAACGATTCAGATGTTCATAAAACATTGATGATTAAATATAACCAGGCACTGAAACAGTTTGCAAAGCAGCCCTCTTACCGTGGACAAATCGATGAATTATTTCTCAAAATCGATGCATTGCGAAATCAGATGCGCCGGAACATTAAATAACAGCCTCTAAGATAAGGATTGATCAGGTAGGAGCATATGAACATCAAAGATATTTTGATTCAGGCTGATGCCATTCAGGTTGGTGTTGCGGTTGAACGCTGGCAGGATGCCATTCAACTGGCTGCGGAACCTCTGATTCGCGGCGGCTACATCGAACCCCGTTATCGGGATGCCATTATTACGAGTACGCAGAAAAACGGAGCCTATTACGTGTTTGAAGATGAACATCTGGCGATTCCTCATGCCCGTCCTGAGTGTGGTGTGCTTGAGAATGGTTTCAGCCTGGTGACGTTACAAACGCCTGTTTCAATTGCCGGAAGTAGCGCCGTCGATATTCTGATTTTATTTGGAGCAACTGATAGTAACACGCATATTCAGGAAGGATTAACGGTCATTTTCCGGATGCTTGATGATGAAAACAGGCTGCAGGCATTGCGTTGTGCCAGCTCAAAACAAGAGGTTATAGCTATATTATGAAACCCCCGTTGACACAGAAAACCGTGATTCTGGTAAATGGTATTCCAGCCTCTGGGAAAAGTAGTCTGGCCAGGCTGATATCTGAGCATTTTTCATTGCCTTATTTGATTCTTGACCAATTTAAAGAACCCTTTATGGCTATTTATGCTCGCTTGAGCCGGGAGCAGAATCGTAAGCTTGGCTGGGCAGCGTATGAAGCACTCTGGCAAACGGTTCGGCTTGCCCCTGCCGAATGTACGTATGTGATTGATGCCTGGTTTGGCTTTCAGTCAAAAGAAACACTGGTTGGATATCTGCAACAAGCGGGGGTTACACAGGTATTGGAGGTGTGGAATCAGATTAGTGGCCCACTGGCATGTCAGCGCTATCAGAAAAGGATTAGTCAGCGCCCGAAAGGCCATCCGGGTGAGGAATATCTGCCAGAGCTTAATACACTGGCTCAAACCGCCCGACCCATGGCTATCGGACCTGTATTTTCCTTTAAACAGGGAAGTCACTGTGGTTATGGGCCGTTATTCTTGTGGTTACAACAACAGTTATATCCGGCTGTCGAGCCTGCTTCGCCGGTTTAGATGAATAACTGTTAAGTGGATCGTCTTCATTCAATTGTTTCAGATACTTTTTGTTCCATATCCGCCAGAATGTTCCACAATTAAGAGAGTGCACAGCAACGATGTCCTTAGAAAAATCGCTGAAGGGTTACTGTCAGGAATTTAACATTCACGACATCAGGGATAAGGAAGCGACCTATGAAACTGAAAGGACTCATCCCGATTCTGTGTGGTGGTGGATTATTAATTGGTGTTCTCTTTGTTATTGTCAATTTGCACCCCGATCAGAAAAAGCAGATTGATGAGCGAATCATTGCTCAGCCGGTAACGGTTGCCCGGGTAACACCACAATCTTACCGGCCGGTAATCTCGCTGATAGGAACAACGCAGGTGCGTTGGCCTGTGAGTGTGAAAGCACAAACCAGTGCCAAAGTCACCTGGCTTGATCTGAAGCTTGAACCCGGTACCTTGGTTCACAAAGGTCAGAAACTTGCGCAGCTGGAAACGGCTCACCTTAAAGCGCAGTTGGCTCAGGCCAGCAGCGAAGTGAGTCAGGCGTATCTGGATCTGCAAAGCGAAATCAATCAGCAGGTTGTGGCTTTGAAAATGTTGCCTGCCGATAACACCTCAGCCTATGCCCGGCACAAACCTCAGGTCGCTGCAGCCAAAGCGGCACTGGAAAAAGCCCGGGCAGAATATGCCAGT contains these protein-coding regions:
- the fruA_2 gene encoding PTS system fructose-specific EIIB'BC component; protein product: MMKIVAITSCAAGISHTFMAEKALLDAGEKAGYTIRVETQGNIGTQTPLTAGEIQEADLVIIASDVTIDLSRFKQKRVYQTSTNEVIGNALSIIETAQDKATVFSGVEQLLENNGKGTSVGGVTLGTARHNAFFRHTMSGVGYMIPMATCGLLLALANIFAFHTDAQGHMVKWGFDNSTNLGYFMSHLFQVGKVGFTLMIPLFAGFVANSIADRPAIAPAMIGAYIANDPTFLETKTGGSFLAALLIAFIVGYFVLLLKRIPWPKFIQPSVPILIIPVISTFFIFIFVLYGIGKPISLSMDAMYHWLNVLVTQHQSSTFLIGAVIGGMIGFDFGGPINKTAYVFSTAVYIDTLGQYGIHGANLLPFTAVQAAISIAPLGVFVASRLFKRKFAADERNAANAACAMGLVGVSEGAIPFAAANPLQVIVASVCGSALAGGLVGLWGIKNFGGLGSPLGTIIGYIQQPWPIVSWLLCTGAGILVTALIIGFWRKEITTETGDAHV
- the murR gene encoding HTH-type transcriptional regulator MurR; its protein translation is MATYQQKVLRMNNDLQVMIAYARVKFTRKDHLIADYLLAHPAPEKIERLAELIGVSASSLTRFIKKLGFSSFKEFYYRYQQQLHESNRIPVENQHDALHYEYVDILQRIHELLDSETTQALCHAIKQRTGFHVYGAGFSTLAAEDLKLRFRRLGKFVEIIRDVDSLDMYGPLLKPDDLLIVLSLNGRNERLAKYLATLKEQGVTIGCITSNKKSRLVHHADHVLLTASLNGEESTGMISAQMPLLMAIDFIYYNYISQYRDSIELWMKTEKSYLNG
- the murQ gene encoding N-acetylmuramic acid 6-phosphate etherase — its product is MNVDLSHMVTESRNSASANIDTLSTLEMLKVINREDQNVAIAVQQVLPQIALAVDAIKTAFASGGRLIYMGAGTSGRLGILDASECPPTFGSDPQQVIGLIAGGSAAILKAVENAEDNRQLGQYDLKQIEITGKDVLVGIAASGRTPYVLGGMNYARSIAATVICVSCNPQSDMAKQADIAITPVVGAEVITGSSRMKAGTAQKLVLNMLTTGAMIQSGKVFGNLMVDVEATNAKLRQRQINIVLEATGVSSGEAEKALMACDRHCKAAIFMLLSGLDAKAAQQQLAKHNGYIRAALAESSLGK
- the mngB gene encoding Mannosylglycerate hydrolase — protein: MSKTVHVIAHTHWDFEWYFTQPESSVQLVYHMDDLFCALESKQIHQYILDGQLSIVEDYIALAPDNRQKLQHYVKTGQLKIGPWYTQCDQLIISGESIIRNLQLGIQSAEQFGGSWKMGYVPDAFGQSIDMPKIYAGFGIKHSVFWRGLSCDKYPWREFNWGSEDGSIVQCYQLRNGYYLAEDPIRNQPPDQLVEMIQTHTRSDHVPMPYGADQIKVDPSLSERIADYNRRSEQHHHFIESSYEALFEGIDQQSIELETIQGEMIDAQFSKIHRSIYSTRYDHKQLNDRIETRMTLILEPLMTMAAQWGIPYKQTMVNHIWKELLRNHAHDSAGGCNSDRTNRQILNRLQNADQMSEAAVDFLTQKLACSATQTGQTSPVFLFNTLTQPRTERTVLELDTRQPGIVIRDEQGHMIPFSLIDYERRYRGSIKRDDSENDPELYYFHHTIELITDLPALGWRCYQVEECANAQKALPTSSSSHASIASRRFRLTLQDGQLHLGDTLTQSCWQDFLSIRDMGDDGDNYDYSPPQHDWIRRLDFSDATATIRTSAFSQTLCLDGSWSLSSDLNERQHQQTSTEQTYHLELTLSDNAPLDIRLTIDNQACDHRMQLVIDSDIMADCSIADTPFGTVSRPHQHERINDWRELRWKEEPSCIYPLLHHVSLSQSQKTLTLFSCGIKEYEVLSPASPPSDTHSGSIALTLFRSVGWLGKPDLQRRPGIASGQQFKYIPTPDSQLLQPLSFKIGLDLSPTFDPAQLMQSWQRFAVKPLTYQCQQLNRFTNSMRYFNINPLDHTLPLADSFFNLQAPKLVCSAVKCSEAQNGVIVRLYNPSSAPVENAGTIAISRLVKQVSQVSLDEQTLQHMPEQGNQLKLGDFAPKQIKTFKFTLSKSCDSSAGG